In Gammaproteobacteria bacterium, the sequence ACGCATGGGTAGCCCACACGTTTGCGGTGCAAGGGAGGAGAGTAGTAGGCGCGCGCGTAAATCTTTTCCGCATTCAGGATGGCAAGCGTATCCGCGCGCGTCAGCGGCCATACATCCAGGAATTCCACCAGAATATTTTTGTAGCTTGTCGGGGTATCCGCAAGGAATTCGACCAAGCGTATTCCGGGAATGGCCGCGAGCTGATCTTTATAGGTGTAATACCGTTGCCTGTTACGCAATACCTGATCTTCAAGATCGTCGAGACAGCCGAGCGCCATCGCCGCATGGACTTCATTCATCTTTGCATTCAATCCACCGGCCACCTTGACGTTGTCTTTCCCTTCGAATCCAAAACCACGCACCAGAATCAATTGCTTCGCAAGCTCCGCATTATTGGTCGTGAGGTAACCGCCCTCGAAGCCATTCAGCAGCTTGCTGGCATGGAGTGAAAAACATTCAGCATCCCCGAACCCGCCGACCTTTCCGTCAGCCACGAACTCGTATGGGGACTCGACCGAATCAAACAGGAGAGGGATATTGTGCTCTTGCGCCAGCGCAACCAGCTCTGCCACTTCGCAACAATTTACAAACGGATGCACGGCAACGATCAGCGCTGTATTTGCGTTGATGCAACGGCTCACCGTCGCCGCACTTTGCGCCAGCGAACTTTCTTCCACTTCGCAGAAATGGGGTTTCAGCTTTGCCCATGAGGCAATGTCTGCCATGCGGCGGTAAGTCAGTGATGGCATGATGACCTCGCTGCGCCCCTTGATGGCAAGCGCACTCATCGCAAGAACCAGCCCCCAGAAACCGCTGCAAAAAGTGACGCAGAACTCCGTCTGATGGAAACTTGCGAGCCGCTGCTCAAGCAGCCTTACCAGTGCACCGTTGTTCGTATATTGCTGATGCTCGAAGAAAACTCTGGAGTAATTCAGGAATACATCGAAATCCGGCGCCACCAGATTCGAGGTTGATTTCGGCGAACCGAACAAGCTCTCGGTCCCGAATATTGCAAGTTCATTGACGTTGCTTTTAAGCTTTTGCACGCGCTTCATCTTCCGTTCGCCGGCCGGCTAAGCAGTGCGTCATAGCGATAGTGTGCCGCGTAAAATTCGGGGGGCATGACCGAAAACCGTACCCGCCATCCCGCCGCCTCAGCCAGCGCTGTGAACTCATCCCGCGACCGCCATATCCCGATCTGCGAACAGGGGTCGGCCAACTCTTCCGGACCAGGCGTCCGATTCAGATAGAATTTCCCGGCCATGCTCTTGTCGGGCAAATTGCCTATGAACAGTTGTTGAACATTGCAGAATCTCTCGAACAACAGGCGCAGCGTTTCTTCCGCAGCCGGGAAATAGGAGAAGCTGCCATAACACAGTGCCTTGGTGAAACGCTCGGGCCTCGCTTCCTGACGCACATATTCCAGCACATCGTGGACTGCGAATATGGCTTTGGGAGCGACCTCGAAATTCTTCTTTGCAACCGAAATCAGGTATTCGGAAATATCAACGCCCAGATACTCGGCACAGGAATCAAGAAACAGGTGGGCAAGCGCTCCATTGCCGCACGCCAGATCAAGCAGAACGCCGCCGGAATCCAGCTCAAGCTCTCTTTGTATCGCTCCGACTATCAGTGCTATCTGGTCGTCCGTCACGGGCTTGCCTTGCACCGTGCGCCGTATCTGCCCCCAGAAATCGTCGGGGTGCTGTGATCTCGCATACGCGTCTGAGTCGAGCTTGGGATAAGACGTTTTATCGCCGCTCACGGAAAGGGTTCCTGCCATATTGATTGATTCCTCATGCTCTTTGTTTCCCACCATCCATCACCATGCGGATTCGATAGAGTACTTGTCCAGCAACTCCCGTGTTCCCGCCGCTCCGTTAAACATCAAAACATCCACTATGGACAATGATGGCTCGAATTCGCCGCCCTGAGCGTAATTGATCGCATCGCTTTTCAGGAAAGAAAGTTTAACATTACTAGCCTGGTATTTACCCGGATCGAATAATCCTTTCCCGCCAATCGGATTTATATACTCTCGCGCCCGCATCTGCTCCGCGATCCTTAACGACCACTCCCCCGCATCATGGACATTGGCATAGTCCAGATTCTGGCTGGACGAGGTGAGCACCCGCGTGGTGACGCCCAGATATTGGCATACCTCATGAACGATAGATTCGTTGATCTTGACGATGCTCTCTTCGTTCCCGATTCTTGAAAAAATCTCTTGCAGCAACTCCTTCACCTCGCGGTAATGCGGCGCCCGGTTTTTATGCCCATAATGTTCCAATTGCCGCAGGATGGGCAGCTTCCAGTCATTACCATGCGCATGGATATTTTTTATGGGTTCGTTTGCCGAATGCTTCTTCAGCGGCACAGATATATATCGCCAGCCACCGCCCAGCTTCAATATTCTGTTCCTGTTGATCCAGCCACCCTGAATGTACTGCACATCATCAAGCAGCACGAATGTATCTGCGGCATGGAGCAACTGCCAATAGCCTATGTAGGGGAAAAAATAGGGTTGCATGACAGCGAGCTTCATGAGGCACTCCGCGCAGTATTCGCCATTCTCCGTACAACCGCACCAGAGATTTTTAATAAGCAGGCATATCTGCCATATGCCAACAGTGCCGCGTTCATGTATCGCACCATTCCCGCCAAATGGTTCTGTACAACTGCTCCAGACTGCGCGTCAACTGCGCGGGATCAGCGTTCAGATTCTCCGCTATCCGATTCCGAAGCGTTTGCCGTATCTGCGCCAGTCCGGGCAGGTCGCCCACCACCTTAAGCGCACACTCGAAATATTCTTCTTCCGATCTGGCAACGAACTCACCCAGGCCCACCCGCGTCAGCAACGTGCTGCCTATGCGCGAGGCCGCCTTGTCACCTGTCAGGCTGATGACCGGCACCCCCATCCACAAGGAGTGGCTGGTGGTCGTCCCGCCATTGTAGGGAAACGAGTCCAGCGCCAAATCTATCTGCTGGTGCAGCGCCAGATAATCCGCCATCGACATTCGCGGGTGCAGCACCAGCCGTGCTTCGCCTATGCCGCATTGATTGAACATATCCTTCAGCTTTTGTTGCAACAGGGCATCCGTAGCATTGCCCAGCATCAACCTGGACCGAGGCAGCGCCAGCAAAATGCGCGACCACAGGCGAATCGCCTGCTGGCTGATTTTCACGGGATTGTTCAAACAGGCAAAGGTAATTTGCCCCGCTGCCAGCGCAGGCAGCGCATTAGCCGGAGGGCTTTCCGCAGCGGGCTGAAAGACGCAACTGTTCGGCAAGCGCAGCAATGTCTCGGTATAGAACCGCTCGGTTTCTCCTGTCGGATTCAATGCCTCATCGGTCAGCCTATAATCCATCGCCTCCAGCCCGGTAGTGCCGGGATAGCCTATCCAGGTGATCTGTAGTGGTGCAGGTTTGCGCGCAAAAACCAGCAGGCGGTTCCCTCCGGTGTGGCCGGACAAATCAACCAGTATATCGATACCATCGTTGCGGATGCGCGCCGCCAGTTGCTCGTCGGATAATTCCACGCATGGCACCCAATGATCGGATGCCACTCTGATGCGCTCAGTGACACGATCATGAATCAGGTTGTTGTAGTAGCAATAGACCTCGATTTTCGCCTTGTCGTGGCTAGTCAGGATAGGCTCCATGAAATGCGCCACGGCATGATTGCGAAAATCACTGGAAACATAACCCACCTTGAGTCGCTTCTCCGGATTGCGCATATTTGCATGGGCCATCCGGTATGGCTTGAGCGGTGCCTCGAATCGCTCCGCGAAACGCAAATGCTCGGCAAAGGTTTCTGCCGGGCTGTAATGGTTGGAGTACTGCATCGCCAAAAGCAGATTGCTAAAGGCTTCGACGTAATCCGGCTTGAGCGCAAGCGCCTTGCGGTAGCTGGCAATGGCCTCGTCCGGCCGGCCCTGATCCTGGAGCAGGTTTCCCAGGTTGTAGTGCGTACTGGCAACCTCGGGCTTGTGCATGATCGAGTTGCCATAGCAGGCAGCCGACTCATCCAGCTTGCCCTGCTGTTGCAGCGCAAGCCCCATGTTGTTATACGCCTCCGCATAATCCGGCTTGAGTGCGACCACTTTCTTATAAACTGCAAGCGCCTCATCCAGCCTGCCTTGTTGCTGCATGAGGCAGGCGTCCCTGAACAGAAGTCGCACATCGTTCGCGCCGGAACCGTGTCCGGCGGATTTCATGGTTTGGGTTGCAAGGCCAGGCATCGCCTCCGCTTTGCCGAGGCAACACTGCTTGTATTTTTTACCGCTGCCGCAGGAGCAGGGATCGTTGCGTCCGGGTTTGCTCATGACTGCCGGCCTTGATCGATTTGCCATTGTCCGTACATCTCGATGTAAGCATCCTCCAGACAGGCAGCCAAACCTTTTGCGTCGCACAACGGACTCGCGGACATGCGTTCGCGCTGTGCCGGGCGCAGTATCTTGCGTAGTGCAACATCACGGGCCAAAGCAACCACCTTGCCCACATATTCCTCATCGGAACCAGCAACCCATTCCAAATGCCCAATCGCATTCAGCATCGCAGCCGTCATGCGCGATGCCATGCGATCGCCTTCCAGCGCAATAACCGGCACACCCATCCACAGTGCATCGCAAGTCGTGGTGCCGCCTCCCATGGCCCCGATCGGATCCAGCGCGATGTCCAGCCTGTCGTAATACGCCATGTGCTCCTTCCAGCCGGGTGTGACATTGCGCGATTGAAGCTCAATACGGCTGGCTGGAATACCATGTCCAGCCATGACATCCAGAACGCGCTGCCGGTTGCCCGCATCGGCCAACTCCCTGGTCTTCAGCAGCAGCCTCCCTTCGGGCAACGCATGCAACACTCTGGCCCAAAGTGCAAAAGTGGCTGGCGTCAATTTCCCCAGATTGTTAAAGCTTCCCACCCACACCGTGCCATCAGGATCGGAGCCCCAACCTGAAACCGGCGCTTCCTTCTTGCCGTCGTAACTTACCCATACCCTTGGCAACCTCCAGACCCGTTCGCTGAAGTGGCTGTCCGTCTGCGGTGGCGTCAGGATCTCATCCCCGATCCAGTAATCCATCTCGCTCACACCCGTGCTCGCGCAATAGCCCAGATAATGCGCCTGCACCGGTGCTGCGCGGCGGGCGAACACGGTCATGCGATTGGGGCCGGTGTGTCCGGAAAGGTCCACAAGCACATCTATCTCATCCGACTCGATGCGACTCATGAATGCTGCATCCGTGCTGCCTTCGACAGGAATCCAATGTTCCACCAAGGCTTGCAGACGGTCAGTAACGGCATCGCGCTGGCCATAGATTGAATAGGCATGCACTTCCACCCTGGATCGATCATGATGGGTAAATAGCTGCTCCACAAAATAGCTCACCGCGTGTTCGCGGAAATCTCCGGAGACATAACCTATTTTCAGCAGGCGCCCGGCAAGCGGCGCGCGCCCAAATCTCTTGCCTTGAGCTGCCTGTCGCGCCATCTCGGGAACGCAAGCCCGTTCCCAGCCTCGCGCCAGGGCAAGATACTCCTGCGGAGACAACAGGGCGTGGTAAGCATAGTTAAATAACAAATTAGTGTATGCATCGACATAATCCGGCTTGAGGGACAGCGCCTTGCCATAGCTTGCTATCGCTTCCTGCACATTTCCTGTTACCTGAAGCGCATTCCCCAGGTTGTAATGCGCCAGGGCAAAATTCGGCTCCAACGCAATCGCTGCGCGATAGCTGGCAATGGCGCCATCCAGATTATCCTGCGCCTTGAGCGCAAGCCCCAGATTGCAGTGCGCCTTGGCAAAATTCGGGTGCATTGAAATCGCCTTGCGGTAACTGGAAATAGCTTCATCCAGCCTGCCGGCGATTAGTAATTTGTTTCCCAGATTGTATTGTGCATCGGCATTGCCTAGCTCGCGCATCGGCTGTTTGAAGCTGCCACTCGTTGTTGCACCCGGCGCACTGGGACGTGTGGCTGCGGCAACATGTGCAGTTCCGGGCGTGAGCTTATAGTGCCCCGTCTGGTATGGCTGAGACATCGAACCCCAGCGGCTTGCAGCGTGTGCGGCACTATCTTTAGTCAGGCAGCACTCCTGATATTTTTTTCCGCTGCCACAAGGGCAGGGAGCGTTGCGTTCAGGCTTGTTCATGATCGTTGACCTTGGGCAGCTTGCCACCGTCTGAACATCTCAATGTAGGCATCTTCCAGACGAGTAGCCAAGCCTTGCGCATCGCACAACGGACTCGCGGACATGCGTTCGCGCTGGTTTGTCCTCAACGCCTTGCGCAACGCTACATTGCGCGCAAGAGCAATGGTTTTATCAACATATTCCTCCCCGGTTTGGGCCACCCATTCCGGATGCCCGATTGCGTTAAGCATTGAAGCCGTCACGCGCGAAGCCATACGATCACCTTCCAGCGCAACAACCGGCACGCCCATCCATAGCGCATCGCAAGTCGTGGTGCCGCCACCCATCGCTCCGACCGGATCCAATGCAATATCCAGGCGGTCGTAGTACGCCATATGTTCTTTCCAGCCAGGCGTGATATTGCCGGACTGAAGTTCGATGCGATCCGCCGCCACGCCATGCCTGGCCATCTCGCCCAGGATGCGCTGGCAATTGCCTGGATCGGCCAATCCTTTGGTCTTCAGCAACAGCTTCCCTTCAGGCAATGCATGCAGCACTTTTGCCCAAAGCGCTAAAGTAGCAGAAGTCAGCTTACCCAGATTGTTGAAGCTGCCCACCCATATCGTCCCGTCTTGCACCGGCTGCCATGCAGAAAGCGGGGCTGCCGCCTGGGCATCATAGCTCAGCCATATCCGGGGCAGCCGCCAGACCTGTTCGCTGAAATGGCTATCCGTCTCCGGCGGCGTCAGAATCTCGTCGCCTATCCAGTAATCCATCGCACTCAAGCCTGTGCTGGCGCAATAGCCCAGATAATGCACCTGCACCGGCGCAGCGCGGCCAGCAAACACGCCCATACGATTGAGGCCGGAATGGCCCGACAGGTCAACCAGTACATCTATGCCATCCGCTTCGATACGTTGCAGTAATTCCATATCAGATACATTTACCACGGGAGTCCAGTGATCCACCAACGCTTGTATCCGCTCCGTTACGCCATCACGCATACCTGAATTGGAGTAGGCAAATATCTCCAGCCGCTCCCTGTTATGTTGAGCGAAGAGCTGCTCCACGAAATAGCTCACCGCATGCTGGCGAAAATCACCGGAGACGTAGCCTACTCGCAGCCGTCTCCCGGCAAATGTTAACCTCCTTAAAGTCCGACTCCGCGCCACACGCCTAAGCGGCTCTGGCACGCAAGCCAGCTCCCAACCGCGCGCGCGCGCAAGATACTCTGATGGAGCAAGCAGGGCGTTATAGGCGAAGGTGAACAGGAGGTTGGAATAAGCATCCGCATAATCAGGCTTGATTGATAGCGCCTGATTGAAGCTGGTGAGCGCCGCATTCAGCATGCCCTGATCCTTGAACACCATCCCCAGATTACAGTACGCCTCGGCAAGGTCGGGTGAAATTGCAGCCGCCCTGCGATAGCAGGCAATGGCCTCGTTCAATCGGCCCACATCCTGGAAGACCAGCCCCAGATTATTCTGCGCCATGGCATGACCGGGTTCGAGCGCAATCGTTTTGCGATAGCTGGTAATTGCTTCGTTCCAGTCTCCCTTTTCCTTGAGCGCATTCCCCAGGTTGTAATGCGCCAAAGCGAAGTCCGGTTTAAGCGCAAGCGCCTTGCGGTAACTGGCAATGGCTGCGTCCAGTTTTCCTTGCTCACGGAGAACGATACCCAGACTATTGTGGAAAAGCGGCTCTACAGGTTTGCCGGTTATGGCGCTACCGATAAGCTCAACGGCCACTTCTTTCTTCCCGGATTGTCCTGCGATGACGCCCAGCCAGTGCAGGGCATCGGGGTGACCCGGCTCCTGTTGGAGTATTTGCTGATATATAGCTTCGGCCTGATGCAAGCGGCCGGATCTGTGGTGAGCGATCGCTGCCTGGAGAAGATTAGCGACTGATGGGCCGCATACTGCCTTATGCTCTTCGAGGCGCATACAGCACTGTTTGAATTTTTTCCCGCTGCCACAGAGGCAGGGATCGTTACGTCCAGGTTTGGTCATGACTGCTGTGTGTTTTGCCACCGTTCGATCATCGCGATATAGGCGTCTTCCAGACAAGTAGCCAGGCCTTGCGCATCGCACAACGGGCTCGCGGACATGCGTGCGCGCTGGTTTGTCCTCAACGCCTTGCACAACGCTACATTGCGCGCAAGAGCAATGGTTTTATCAATATATTCCACCTCGGTTTTTGCCACCCACTCCGGATGCCCGATTGCGTTGAGCATCGAAGTCGACATGCGCGAGGCTCTGCGATCTCCCTCCAGCACGATTACCGGCACTCCCATCCATAGCGCATCGCAGGTTGTCGTCTCGCCGCCCATGGCGCCGACCGGATCCAGCGCTACGTCCAGGCGGTCATAGTAGGCCATGTGCTCTTTCCAGCCGGGGGTGATATTGCTGGATTGGAGCTCGATGCGGCTGGCAGAAATACCGTGCCCAGCCATGACTTCCAGAATGCGCTGGCAGTTGCCCGCATCGGCCAATTCCTTGGCCTTCAACAACAGCTTCCCTTCGGGCAGGGCATGCAGCACCCTGGACCAAAGTAACAAGGTCGCGGGCGTCAACTTGTTCAGGCTGTTGAAGCTACCCACCCATAACGTTCCGTCTTGCGCCGGATGCCAATCGGCAACGGGAGCATCCGCCTTGCCTGCATAGCTCACACATATTCGCGGCAACCTCCAGACTCGTTCGCTGAAATGGCTGTCCATTTCCGGCGGCGTCAGAATCTCATCCCCGATAAAGTAATCCATCTCGCTCAGACCCGTACTCGCGCAGTAGCCCAGGTAATGCATTTGCACTGGCGCGGCACGAAGCGCAAACACCCCCATGCGGTTGTGGCCCGTGTGCCCTGACAAATCAACAAGCACGTCTATGCCATCCGCCTCGATGCGCTCGCGGATTGCGGCAGCAGACATTCCGGCAACGGGAATCCAGTGATCCACTAGCGCCTGCAGTCGGTCGGTTACCGCATCCCGTCGCGCATTGGTCGAGTAGGCAAATAACTCTACTCGTTCACGGTCATGATGCATGCAGAGCCGCTCGATAAAATTGCTCACCGCGTGATGACGAAAATCTCCCGAGACATAACCCACGCGCAGCCGCCTTCCGCTAAGCGGCAGACGTTCAAACTTCCTGCTCCGTGCCTCGCGCCTCTCCTGTTCCGACACGCAAGCCAGCTCCCAACCTCGGGCGCGAACCAGATATTCTGACGGAGCAAGCATGGAGTTGTAACTGTAGACAAACAGAAGGTTGTTATAGGCATCGATATAGTCCGGCCTGATCGCGAGCGCTCGCCGATAACTGGCTATCGCTTCGTCCAGCTTACCCTGGTCTTTGAGCGCCATGCCCAGATTATTATGCGCCGCGACATAATCCGGCTTGATAGCCAGCGCCTGACGATAGCTTGAAACTGCCTCTTCGATATTACCCTGTATCTTGCGTACAAGTCCCAGGTTGAAGTGCGCCTCCGCGTATGTCGGATTGAGCGCAAGCGCATGGCGATAATTTTCGATTGCAGCATCCAGCGCACCTCGCGCCTGAAGTGCGCTTCCCAAATTAAAGTGCGTCCCCGGCTGCTCAGGCATAAGCAGGAGTGCTTTGCGCAGGGTTGTGATCGCCTCATCCAGCTTGCCTTGCTCCTGTTGCACATTACCCAAGTTGTTATATGCGCTCACATGATCCGGCCTGAAAAGGATCGCTTTGCGATAACAGGCGACCGCATCTTCCAGCTTCTTTTGTGTCCGCAGGGCGTTCCCCATATTGTAATAAGCGCCGGCATAATCCGGCTTGAGCTCAATCGCTTTGCGGTAGCTGGCGACCGCCTCATCCAGCCTGCCCAGCTCGTTGCAGATTATGCCCATGCTGTTGTGATAGGCCGCTTCCGCAGGCCTGATGGCAATAGCCTTATTAATGAAATCAAGAGCCCTTTCATTCCTGCCCGATTGCCCCGCAACCATTCCCAGACTATGCAACACATCGGCATTATCTGGTTCCAACTGGAGCACCTGCTGATACAGCACTTCCGCTTGAGGCAGACGCCCAGCCTGTTGGTGAATGGCAGCAGCCTGCAGAATATTCCGGATTGAGGACTTGCTTGCCGCCTGAGCTTTTTCAGTTCGCATGATTTTTATAATCGTCATTTACCTGGCGACTGCCACCAGCGCCCGAACATCTCAACGTAAGCATCTTCCAGACAGGCAGCCAAGCCCTTTGCATCGCACAATGCACTCGCGGCCATGCGCTCGCGTTGACCGGATCGAAGCGATAGACGCAACTTTACATCCCGCGCAAGAGCGACAATTTTATCAATATAGTCTGCCTCGGTTTGAGCTACCCACTCTGCATGACCAATTGCGTTCAGCATCGAAGCTGTCATG encodes:
- a CDS encoding aminotransferase class I/II-fold pyridoxal phosphate-dependent enzyme, whose product is MKRVQKLKSNVNELAIFGTESLFGSPKSTSNLVAPDFDVFLNYSRVFFEHQQYTNNGALVRLLEQRLASFHQTEFCVTFCSGFWGLVLAMSALAIKGRSEVIMPSLTYRRMADIASWAKLKPHFCEVEESSLAQSAATVSRCINANTALIVAVHPFVNCCEVAELVALAQEHNIPLLFDSVESPYEFVADGKVGGFGDAECFSLHASKLLNGFEGGYLTTNNAELAKQLILVRGFGFEGKDNVKVAGGLNAKMNEVHAAMALGCLDDLEDQVLRNRQRYYTYKDQLAAIPGIRLVEFLADTPTSYKNILVEFLDVWPLTRADTLAILNAEKIYARAYYSPPLHRKRVGYPCVPVDLPLTDALAERYALLPCGHQVSEDDVRDIVGLLDFIRNNAAQIANRLRAGGKE
- a CDS encoding class I SAM-dependent methyltransferase, with amino-acid sequence MAGTLSVSGDKTSYPKLDSDAYARSQHPDDFWGQIRRTVQGKPVTDDQIALIVGAIQRELELDSGGVLLDLACGNGALAHLFLDSCAEYLGVDISEYLISVAKKNFEVAPKAIFAVHDVLEYVRQEARPERFTKALCYGSFSYFPAAEETLRLLFERFCNVQQLFIGNLPDKSMAGKFYLNRTPGPEELADPCSQIGIWRSRDEFTALAEAAGWRVRFSVMPPEFYAAHYRYDALLSRPANGR
- a CDS encoding WbqC family protein is translated as MKLAVMQPYFFPYIGYWQLLHAADTFVLLDDVQYIQGGWINRNRILKLGGGWRYISVPLKKHSANEPIKNIHAHGNDWKLPILRQLEHYGHKNRAPHYREVKELLQEIFSRIGNEESIVKINESIVHEVCQYLGVTTRVLTSSSQNLDYANVHDAGEWSLRIAEQMRAREYINPIGGKGLFDPGKYQASNVKLSFLKSDAINYAQGGEFEPSLSIVDVLMFNGAAGTRELLDKYSIESAW
- a CDS encoding tetratricopeptide repeat protein — encoded protein: MSKPGRNDPCSCGSGKKYKQCCLGKAEAMPGLATQTMKSAGHGSGANDVRLLFRDACLMQQQGRLDEALAVYKKVVALKPDYAEAYNNMGLALQQQGKLDESAACYGNSIMHKPEVASTHYNLGNLLQDQGRPDEAIASYRKALALKPDYVEAFSNLLLAMQYSNHYSPAETFAEHLRFAERFEAPLKPYRMAHANMRNPEKRLKVGYVSSDFRNHAVAHFMEPILTSHDKAKIEVYCYYNNLIHDRVTERIRVASDHWVPCVELSDEQLAARIRNDGIDILVDLSGHTGGNRLLVFARKPAPLQITWIGYPGTTGLEAMDYRLTDEALNPTGETERFYTETLLRLPNSCVFQPAAESPPANALPALAAGQITFACLNNPVKISQQAIRLWSRILLALPRSRLMLGNATDALLQQKLKDMFNQCGIGEARLVLHPRMSMADYLALHQQIDLALDSFPYNGGTTTSHSLWMGVPVISLTGDKAASRIGSTLLTRVGLGEFVARSEEEYFECALKVVGDLPGLAQIRQTLRNRIAENLNADPAQLTRSLEQLYRTIWREWCDT
- a CDS encoding tetratricopeptide repeat protein, which codes for MNKPERNAPCPCGSGKKYQECCLTKDSAAHAASRWGSMSQPYQTGHYKLTPGTAHVAAATRPSAPGATTSGSFKQPMRELGNADAQYNLGNKLLIAGRLDEAISSYRKAISMHPNFAKAHCNLGLALKAQDNLDGAIASYRAAIALEPNFALAHYNLGNALQVTGNVQEAIASYGKALSLKPDYVDAYTNLLFNYAYHALLSPQEYLALARGWERACVPEMARQAAQGKRFGRAPLAGRLLKIGYVSGDFREHAVSYFVEQLFTHHDRSRVEVHAYSIYGQRDAVTDRLQALVEHWIPVEGSTDAAFMSRIESDEIDVLVDLSGHTGPNRMTVFARRAAPVQAHYLGYCASTGVSEMDYWIGDEILTPPQTDSHFSERVWRLPRVWVSYDGKKEAPVSGWGSDPDGTVWVGSFNNLGKLTPATFALWARVLHALPEGRLLLKTRELADAGNRQRVLDVMAGHGIPASRIELQSRNVTPGWKEHMAYYDRLDIALDPIGAMGGGTTTCDALWMGVPVIALEGDRMASRMTAAMLNAIGHLEWVAGSDEEYVGKVVALARDVALRKILRPAQRERMSASPLCDAKGLAACLEDAYIEMYGQWQIDQGRQS
- a CDS encoding tetratricopeptide repeat protein, with the protein product MAKHTAVMTKPGRNDPCLCGSGKKFKQCCMRLEEHKAVCGPSVANLLQAAIAHHRSGRLHQAEAIYQQILQQEPGHPDALHWLGVIAGQSGKKEVAVELIGSAITGKPVEPLFHNSLGIVLREQGKLDAAIASYRKALALKPDFALAHYNLGNALKEKGDWNEAITSYRKTIALEPGHAMAQNNLGLVFQDVGRLNEAIACYRRAAAISPDLAEAYCNLGMVFKDQGMLNAALTSFNQALSIKPDYADAYSNLLFTFAYNALLAPSEYLARARGWELACVPEPLRRVARSRTLRRLTFAGRRLRVGYVSGDFRQHAVSYFVEQLFAQHNRERLEIFAYSNSGMRDGVTERIQALVDHWTPVVNVSDMELLQRIEADGIDVLVDLSGHSGLNRMGVFAGRAAPVQVHYLGYCASTGLSAMDYWIGDEILTPPETDSHFSEQVWRLPRIWLSYDAQAAAPLSAWQPVQDGTIWVGSFNNLGKLTSATLALWAKVLHALPEGKLLLKTKGLADPGNCQRILGEMARHGVAADRIELQSGNITPGWKEHMAYYDRLDIALDPVGAMGGGTTTCDALWMGVPVVALEGDRMASRVTASMLNAIGHPEWVAQTGEEYVDKTIALARNVALRKALRTNQRERMSASPLCDAQGLATRLEDAYIEMFRRWQAAQGQRS
- a CDS encoding tetratricopeptide repeat protein, with amino-acid sequence MTIIKIMRTEKAQAASKSSIRNILQAAAIHQQAGRLPQAEVLYQQVLQLEPDNADVLHSLGMVAGQSGRNERALDFINKAIAIRPAEAAYHNSMGIICNELGRLDEAVASYRKAIELKPDYAGAYYNMGNALRTQKKLEDAVACYRKAILFRPDHVSAYNNLGNVQQEQGKLDEAITTLRKALLLMPEQPGTHFNLGSALQARGALDAAIENYRHALALNPTYAEAHFNLGLVRKIQGNIEEAVSSYRQALAIKPDYVAAHNNLGMALKDQGKLDEAIASYRRALAIRPDYIDAYNNLLFVYSYNSMLAPSEYLVRARGWELACVSEQERREARSRKFERLPLSGRRLRVGYVSGDFRHHAVSNFIERLCMHHDRERVELFAYSTNARRDAVTDRLQALVDHWIPVAGMSAAAIRERIEADGIDVLVDLSGHTGHNRMGVFALRAAPVQMHYLGYCASTGLSEMDYFIGDEILTPPEMDSHFSERVWRLPRICVSYAGKADAPVADWHPAQDGTLWVGSFNSLNKLTPATLLLWSRVLHALPEGKLLLKAKELADAGNCQRILEVMAGHGISASRIELQSSNITPGWKEHMAYYDRLDVALDPVGAMGGETTTCDALWMGVPVIVLEGDRRASRMSTSMLNAIGHPEWVAKTEVEYIDKTIALARNVALCKALRTNQRARMSASPLCDAQGLATCLEDAYIAMIERWQNTQQS